The Gloeobacter morelensis MG652769 genome contains the following window.
CAGGTCGATCTGGGTGGCTTCGACTTTGGGCAGTTTGCGGCCGCGGATTTCTTGGATCGCCTCTTCGAGCAGTTCCATGTACAGATCGAAGCCGATGGCGTTGAGCTGACCCGACTGCTCGGCACCCAGCAAGTTGCCGACGCCGCGGATTTCCATGTCGCGCATGGCGAGCTGGTAGCCCGAGCCCAGCTGCGTAAATTCTTGAATAGCCCGCAGGCGCTTGCGCGCCTCGTCGGTGAGGCCGTCCTCCTGCTTGTAGAACATCCAGGCGTGGGCCTGTACCCCCGAGCGGCCCACCCGGCCGCGCAACTGGTAGAGCTGGGAAAGACCGAACTGGTGAGCGTTCTCGACCAGGATCGTGTTGACGCGGGGAATATCGAGGCCCGATTCGATGATCGTCGTGCACACGAGAATGTCGTACTCGCCGCCGCTAAACGCAAGCATCGTCGATTCGAGTTCGCCCTCCTCCATCTGGCCGTGGCCGACGCCGACGCGGGCGGTGGGGATCATCGCCTGCAGACGGGCGGCGACATCCTGGATATCTTCGATGCGGTTGTAGACATAAAAAATCTGGCCACCCCGGCCTAACTCCTGCAAGATCGCCGTGCGCACGTGCTCGGGGTCGTAGGGAGCCAGGTGGGTCTTAATCGGGCGGCGGCTCGGGGGCGGGGTGGTAATCAGGCTCATCTCGCGCACCCCAGAAAGCGACATGTAGAGCGTGCGGGGGATGGGAGTGGCCGTGAGGGTGAGCACGTCCACCTGGGTCTTGAGGGTCTTGATTTTTTCTTTTTGGGCGACGCCGAAGCGCTGCTCCTCGTCGATAATCAATAGCCCAAGATTCTGGAAGCGCACCCCGGCGCCCAACAGCTGGTGGGTGCCGATCACCAAGTCCAGTTCGCCGGTGGCGAGGCGGGCGAGCAGGTCTTTTTTCTCGCTCGCGGTGCGAAAGCGGTTGAGCAGGCCGATCGAAATCGGGTAGGGGGCGAAGCGCTCTTTAAATGTGTGGTAGTGCTGCGAGGCGAGCACCGTGGTGGGGACCAGCACGGCGCACTGGACACCTGAGGTGAGGGCTTTGAAGGCGGCACGGATCGCCACCTCGGTTTTGCCGAAGCCGACATCGCCGCAGACCAGTCGGTCCATGGGCCGTTCTGACTCCATGTCGATTTTCACTTCCTGGATGGCGCGGGCTTGATCCGGGGTGAGCGGATAGGGAAAAGACTCTTCCATCTCCCGCTGCCAGGGCTGGTCGGGCGGAAAGGGAATGCGGCTTTCCTGGGCGCGGCGGGCATAGAGATCGAGCAGGTCGAAGGCAATTTTCTGGATCGCTTTTTTGACTTTTTGCTTGGTCTTCTCCCAGCTCTTGCTCCCCATGCGCGAAAGCTGCACCGTCCCGCCGGTGGAGCGATAGCGCGAGAGCGAATTCATCTGGTCGGCCGCCACCCGCAGGATGCCGTCGGCGTACTCGATGACCAGGTACTCGCGCGCCGAGCCGCTCACGGTCAGCTTTTCAAGCTTCGCGAAGCGACCAATCCCATGGTTGCGGTGGACAACAAAATCGCCAGGGTTGAGCTTGTCGAGGTCGATTTGCTTGGAGGCGGCCCGGCGGCGCTTGCGCACGAAGTTGGGTGTGGCGAGCACCCGCTGTCCAAAAAATTCGCGATCGGTGACCAGCACGACGCGCAGGGTGGCAAGGATGCTCCCCTCCATCTCGGCAAGGCCCGAGTACTTGAGGGCAATGGGCGTGCGGGTGGAGCGCGCCTTTTCGATGGCAGGCAGATCCTGCGGGTTGGGGATGAACTGGGCGGGGCAGTCGTGATCGCCCAACAGGGCCACTGCCCGGCTCGGCTGGGCCGAGAGCATCCAGATTTGTAGCCCCTGGGTGCGGTACTGCCGCAGGTGTTCCGCCAGGTTGCCGAACTGGTGGGGCACACTCGGCAGCGGCCGGCCGCCCAGACCGAACGCCTCACCCTCGGTGGCCAGTTCGCGCATCTCGATGCGCGCGTAGCGCCCGAGGGACGCTTCGATCGCCGCAAAATCGGTGTGTAGCGGCCCCGGTCCCACCGGCTGGTGGCACCACTGCTCCTCGGCCTGCTCGCACCAGCGGTACTCGGAGGAGCGCACCTGCTCGGGTTCATCGACACAGACAGTCAGCGCGTCCGGCAGATAGCTCACCAGCGAGGCCGGTTGGTCAAACGCCAGCCCCAGCCAGCGGCGCAGCCCCTCGGGAGCCTGACCCTGCTGGATCTGGGTGCGCACGACTTCTTGCCAGCTATCGGGTAACGCGGCCACCCGCGCCGGGGTGAGGCGCAACTGCAGCTCCGGCAGTACCACCGGCCCGAAGCCCACTGGGGTAATCGCCACCTGCTCCACCGCATCGAGCGAGCGCTGGGTGGCCGGGTCAAATTCGCGCAGGCGCTCCAACTCGTCGCCGAACCACTCGGCGCGCACGGGTATCTCGGCAGAAACCGGAAAGAAGTCCAGAATGTCGCCGCGGCGGGAGAATTGGCCCTCCGCCTCGACCTGTGGCACCCGCAAATAGCCCAGCCGGACCAGTTCGCCGGTCAACTTCTCAATCGACAGACCCGCACCCGCCTCCAGCGACAGGCAATATTCCGCCAGGTACTCCGGCGGCGGCAGGTGGGGATGCAGCGCCCGGCTGGTGCAGACGATCGCCCAGTGGGCGCTGATGCGTCCGGTCAGCTCGGCGAGCACCTGCAGTTGTCCCCAGGTGACTTCTTCTTCCGGATCGAAAGGTTCGTAGGGGGTCGCTTCTGAGGACGGATACAGGTACACCGAACCCCAACCCATCGCTTCGAGCTGAGCGCTCCAGCGCGCCGCTTCCTCAAGATTGGCGGTGATCACCAAAAGTGGCGTGCCCTGGCGGCGGGCCAGTGCCGAGGCGGCAAGGCCGCGGGCGACCCGGTTGCCACCCTGCAGCCGGACAGGCAGGGCTTTGCCGAGGCGTTGGGCCATCTCCTCAAGAAACGGAGAACCCTTGAGACTCTGGACGAGGGCGGTGAGCGGCATGAACGACAGGCAGCGTCAGCAATCTATTGTAACGTTGAGCCCACCGGCCACGACACCCGTGCGGCGAGCCCCGCAGGTGTGTAATAATTGGCGATTGTGTCCAAAATCCGGAGTGCGGACGATGTCTCGCAAGTGCATGCTCACCGGCAAAAAAGCCAATAACGCCTACAGCGTCTCTTTTTCCCACCGCCGCAACAAGCGCCTGCAGATGGCCAACCTGCAATGGAAGCGAATCTGGGATGACCAGCAGGGTTGCTTCGTGCGCTTGAAGCTTTCGACCAAAGCGATCAAGACCCTTGAGCACCGCAGCCTGCAGGCCTTAGCCAAAGAAGCGGGTCTGGATCTGAGCAAATACGTGGTGAAATAAACCGATGGTGCGCCGCACCGTTCAGATGAGCTGCCAGTGACGCAAGCCTTCGGCGATGCCTTCCGCACAGCGGGCCTTCGCAGCGTAGATGGGCAGCTCCGGTTGCCCCGCCATCCACGCGACCAATTCGCTGCGGGCGTTGCCGACGGCGATCCCCAGGTTGCCGGTCTCAAAGAGGCTTTGATCGTTGCCGGAATCGCCGCAGACCACTGTATTTCGGCTGTCAAAATTCCAGCGATCCTGCAGGTAGCGCACCGCCGAGCCCTTGGTACCCTTAGCAGGCAGGATGTCGAGATCGCGGAAGCTGGAGTAAACCACGCGCGTCTGCAATTGTGCCTTTCGTAACTGTTCTTCGAGTTCACCGATGCGGTGGCTGTGGACGGCATCGAGAAAGTAACTGCGCTTGAATGGGCCTTGCTCCTCTGCCGGTTGAGGCCGCAGTTCGGGGAAAAGTCCGGTGACAGCTTCAATGGCCTCCGTTTGCCAGCCGTCCTTCAGCTGCTCCCACCACCGATGATCCGGCCTATCGGGATCTTCAAAATAGTAGATAGCTGTCCCGACACTGGTCACCAGGGCATCAGGAATTAACAATTCAGCTTCGGCGATCAAGGTCAAAGCCGAAGCCGGCGAGCGCCCGGTGGCGTAGACCACGGTGATCTCCGGCCCGGCGAGAATCGCGTTGAGCGCCCGCAGCGCCTCGCGGTCCTCAGGCTGCGAACCGACCAGGGTATCGTCGAGATCGCTGACGAACAGAAAGGGCAAGTTTGCCATCGGCTAGGCCACCGACTGCTGCTTTGGCGGGCGCTGGGCAGTCCGACGGGCGGCCAGGTTCGCGTAGAGGCGTCCCAGTTGGCGGCTTACCCCGGCCCAGGTGAAGTGGTCGTGGATGCGGCGAATACCGGCGGCTGAGAATCGCTCGCGCAACCCGGCGTCGGTGATCACCCGGCGAATGGCCCCGGCAAAGCCTTCGGCATCGCGCGGCGGTACCAGCAAACCCGTCTCGTCGTTGACGACGCTGTAGCACAGGCCACCCACCGCACTGGCAATCACCGGCGTTCCGCAGGCCATCGCTTCGATGGCCACCAGGCCGAACGGCTCGTAGTGGCTCGGCACCACGCATACATCCGCCGCTGTATAAAAATTGGGTAGATCCGCCTGATCGATACGGCCCGTAAATTGGGTCCGACTGGTTAGACCCACCTCCTCGACTATGCCCCGGATGCGCTCGAACTCTACACCGTCGCCGCGGTCGGGCGTATAGCCGCCGCCGATGACCAGACGCACCGGCTCCTCAATCTGCGCCACTGCACGCACCAGGGTCTCGATACCCTTGCGTTTATCGAAGCGGCCCACATACAGTACCACCTTCTCCTGTTCGGTCCAGCCGAGCACCCGGCGCGCCGCCGCCCGATCGGTCTCCATGAAATGACGAGCATCTACGCCGCAGGGAATAATATCCACCGAACCCTTGCGCGAGACATAGGTGCGCATGTGCTCCGCCTCCTGGGGGCTGGTGGCCACGATACGGTCCGCCTGCTCGAGGATGCGGCGCTCGCCGCTCAGCCGCAGCTGTGCCGAAGCGGGAATCTCCGCCACGTTCATATACTTGATGGCGCCCAAAGAGTGATAGGTGTGCACCACAGGTATACCCAGTTTCTCGCGCAAAGCCAGACCCACCATGCCCGAGTGCCAGTAGTGGGTATGTACCGCGTCGTAGGAGTGGCGCCGGGCGTAGGCTGCTAAGCTGTCGACAAAATCGGGAATATAGCTGTGCAAGTTGTCGCGCTTCACAAACTCCAGCGGCCCGGCCGCAAGGCGGATTGTGCGGCAGTTGGGGGCTTCTTCGACCACCTCGGCTTGCGACGGATCGATGCGACGCGTGAACATGTCTATCTGATAACCGAGGCTTGCCAGATGCTTGCCGACTTCGCGAACATAGACATTTTGTCCACCTGCTTCCTCTGCGCCGATGACCGCCGAGGGATCACCATTTACAGAGATCAGGGCAATCCGTCCGTACATATATAATCTCCGAGACGCTTGTCGTTGCTTTGTTGATTGGTAGCCTGACCATAGGATGCCTCACGCGATGCATGCAATTCTTCTGTCCCAGGGCTGAAATGATCGAACTGTTCCCCCGGGGCCGTTCTGGGTTTAGCCAGGGTTGAACCTGTTCCATCTCTCTTTAGGGGGAAGTCGCGGCGCCGCAGTCCCATCAAGATTAAGACTAGGTAAAGAAAATAGCGCTCGTCCTGCCGGAGGCGAGCTTCCCGGGCGGGCCAACTTCGAGCCGATTCAAGGAGCGTTCCTATGATGTATCGCGCACTTGTTCCTGCCGCTGCCCTCGGGGCGCTGGTCGCCGTTCCGGCCGGTGCCATTCAGTTTGCCGACGGCGAAACCGCCTTTGACCACATTCCGCGTCTGGTCGGCCAGGATCTGGTCGACCGCGGATTCAATACCCGTGGCACCTACAACATCCGCATCCAGGTTCCACAGCAAAGCAATACTGCCCTGGGACGGGTCGTCATCGGTCTTGCCAATCCCCTTAACT
Protein-coding sequences here:
- the mfd gene encoding transcription-repair coupling factor, with translation MPLTALVQSLKGSPFLEEMAQRLGKALPVRLQGGNRVARGLAASALARRQGTPLLVITANLEEAARWSAQLEAMGWGSVYLYPSSEATPYEPFDPEEEVTWGQLQVLAELTGRISAHWAIVCTSRALHPHLPPPEYLAEYCLSLEAGAGLSIEKLTGELVRLGYLRVPQVEAEGQFSRRGDILDFFPVSAEIPVRAEWFGDELERLREFDPATQRSLDAVEQVAITPVGFGPVVLPELQLRLTPARVAALPDSWQEVVRTQIQQGQAPEGLRRWLGLAFDQPASLVSYLPDALTVCVDEPEQVRSSEYRWCEQAEEQWCHQPVGPGPLHTDFAAIEASLGRYARIEMRELATEGEAFGLGGRPLPSVPHQFGNLAEHLRQYRTQGLQIWMLSAQPSRAVALLGDHDCPAQFIPNPQDLPAIEKARSTRTPIALKYSGLAEMEGSILATLRVVLVTDREFFGQRVLATPNFVRKRRRAASKQIDLDKLNPGDFVVHRNHGIGRFAKLEKLTVSGSAREYLVIEYADGILRVAADQMNSLSRYRSTGGTVQLSRMGSKSWEKTKQKVKKAIQKIAFDLLDLYARRAQESRIPFPPDQPWQREMEESFPYPLTPDQARAIQEVKIDMESERPMDRLVCGDVGFGKTEVAIRAAFKALTSGVQCAVLVPTTVLASQHYHTFKERFAPYPISIGLLNRFRTASEKKDLLARLATGELDLVIGTHQLLGAGVRFQNLGLLIIDEEQRFGVAQKEKIKTLKTQVDVLTLTATPIPRTLYMSLSGVREMSLITTPPPSRRPIKTHLAPYDPEHVRTAILQELGRGGQIFYVYNRIEDIQDVAARLQAMIPTARVGVGHGQMEEGELESTMLAFSGGEYDILVCTTIIESGLDIPRVNTILVENAHQFGLSQLYQLRGRVGRSGVQAHAWMFYKQEDGLTDEARKRLRAIQEFTQLGSGYQLAMRDMEIRGVGNLLGAEQSGQLNAIGFDLYMELLEEAIQEIRGRKLPKVEATQIDLRVTAFIPADYIPDLEQKMRAYRQVAAAPDRTQLQATALEWTERYGPVPPAAQQLLRVMELKQVARALGFARIRPEGTNIVLETPMEAPAWEQIHQALPAEVRGRFFFQPGKVTVRNLGTLPSAQQLENLVQWLDKVQLPSLEMAG
- the rpmB gene encoding 50S ribosomal protein L28; its protein translation is MSRKCMLTGKKANNAYSVSFSHRRNKRLQMANLQWKRIWDDQQGCFVRLKLSTKAIKTLEHRSLQALAKEAGLDLSKYVVK
- a CDS encoding glycosyltransferase family 4 protein, with the protein product MYGRIALISVNGDPSAVIGAEEAGGQNVYVREVGKHLASLGYQIDMFTRRIDPSQAEVVEEAPNCRTIRLAAGPLEFVKRDNLHSYIPDFVDSLAAYARRHSYDAVHTHYWHSGMVGLALREKLGIPVVHTYHSLGAIKYMNVAEIPASAQLRLSGERRILEQADRIVATSPQEAEHMRTYVSRKGSVDIIPCGVDARHFMETDRAAARRVLGWTEQEKVVLYVGRFDKRKGIETLVRAVAQIEEPVRLVIGGGYTPDRGDGVEFERIRGIVEEVGLTSRTQFTGRIDQADLPNFYTAADVCVVPSHYEPFGLVAIEAMACGTPVIASAVGGLCYSVVNDETGLLVPPRDAEGFAGAIRRVITDAGLRERFSAAGIRRIHDHFTWAGVSRQLGRLYANLAARRTAQRPPKQQSVA
- a CDS encoding sucrose-phosphate phosphatase, translating into MANLPFLFVSDLDDTLVGSQPEDREALRALNAILAGPEITVVYATGRSPASALTLIAEAELLIPDALVTSVGTAIYYFEDPDRPDHRWWEQLKDGWQTEAIEAVTGLFPELRPQPAEEQGPFKRSYFLDAVHSHRIGELEEQLRKAQLQTRVVYSSFRDLDILPAKGTKGSAVRYLQDRWNFDSRNTVVCGDSGNDQSLFETGNLGIAVGNARSELVAWMAGQPELPIYAAKARCAEGIAEGLRHWQLI